The Thioalkalivibrio nitratireducens DSM 14787 DNA segment GAAGAGCACGTCCGGGCGTTCGGCATCGATCAGTGCAGCGAGCCGGTCCTTCCGGTCGGTAACCGGGATGTGGTGCACGCGATCGCCGGCACTGATCACGTCGAAGCCAGCCGTGGTGAACACCTCGTGCTGCCAGCTGCCCCTGCCGAAGGCATACGGCTGCCCGCTGCAGGACGCGAGCAGCAGCACACGCACATGCTCGCCCCGCACCTGGGCGGCGGCGTCGCGCCATTGGGCATCAAAGTCCGCGGCGATGCCATCGGGGTCGGGCAGGTTTGCGGCCTCGGCGATCCGGCGCAGGTTGTCGGCGATGCCGGCCATGCTGCCGAATCCGTCCACAATCATCGCCCGGGCGATCTCCGGTTCGAGAGTGCGCCACAGGTCGGGATCGGTCCAGGGCGAGGTGATCGCCAGGTCCGGCGCCAGCGCGCGAATCGCGGCGATATCCGGGTCCAGGATGCCGCCGGTATCGGCCCAGTCGCCGCGATCGTAGCGGCTGGCGCCGACGATGCAGTGGTCCAGGCCCAGCCAGCGCAGCGTGTGCGTGATATAGGGCGACTGGCTGACCATGCGCGGGCAGTCCGGCTCGGCCGCCGCCGGGGCCGGCCCGGCCCCGAGCAGCAGTGCGACCACCACCAGCAGCTGCGGAAGGTATCGGTGTCTGCCGAGCATTCCGGCCCCCTACTGCTGGAAGTGGACGGACAGGTACGCCGCACGACCCGGCTGGTTGAAGCCGGCTGCGGTCTGGTAGTCCTTGTCCGTGACGTTGTCCACCGTCGCACGCAGGGTCCACTGCGGAGCCAGCTGCCAGGACGCACGCAGGTTCAGCAGCGCGTGGCCGGCCAGGCGTTCGGCGTTGCCCATCCAGTCATAGTCGAAGCTGCGGCCGCGCGCGATCACGGTGCCGCCGACGCTGAAGTCGCCCATTTGGCGGTCGAGATCCAGCCTCAGGGTGGCGCGTGGACGACGCGCCAGCTCGTTGCCAGTATCGCGATCCTCGGCATCGAGAAGCGTGAGCGCCGCTGCGGCGTGCCAGTCGCTGCGATGCAGACCGGTTTCGAATTCCAGGCCCCGGATTCGAGCCTTGTCGATGTTGGCAGGCGGCCAGCCGCTGATCAGGTTGCGGA contains these protein-coding regions:
- a CDS encoding ABC transporter substrate-binding protein; amino-acid sequence: MLGRHRYLPQLLVVVALLLGAGPAPAAAEPDCPRMVSQSPYITHTLRWLGLDHCIVGASRYDRGDWADTGGILDPDIAAIRALAPDLAITSPWTDPDLWRTLEPEIARAMIVDGFGSMAGIADNLRRIAEAANLPDPDGIAADFDAQWRDAAAQVRGEHVRVLLLASCSGQPYAFGRGSWQHEVFTTAGFDVISAGDRVHHIPVTDRKDRLAALIDAERPDVLFVFASENAEACRVINASRRVPVVPLPGAFFHHAAPVIIEGLYRLRDLRDAWQPQDGNRFTSPEQDRPT